Genomic segment of Clostridia bacterium:
CAACGTCGTCTTCCCGTGGTCCACGTGACCGATCGTCCCGATGTTCACGTGCGGCTTTGTGCGCTCAAACTTCTGCTTGGCCATTGGCCTTCGCCCCCCTCGCGTTACTTGTTGCTCTTGCTCTTGCCCCGGTTGATGATCTCTTCCGCGATGTTGCGCGGCACTTCCTCATAGTGGCTCGGCTCCATCGTGTACGTACCGCGGCCCTGCGTCTTGGAGCGCAGGTCCGTGGCGTAGCCGAACATCTCCGCGAGCGGCACGTACGCGCGGATGGCCTGCGCGCCGGCGCGCGGCTCCATGCCCTCGATGCGCCCGCGCCGCGAGTTCAGGTCGCCGATGACCTCGCCCATGTACTCCTCCGGGACGACGACCTCGACTTTCATGATCGGCTCCAGGAGGACCGGGTTGGCCTGCTGCGCGCCGTTCTTGAACGCCATGGCGCCCGCGATCTTGAACGCCATCTCGGACGAGTCGACCTCGTGGTAGGAGCCGTCGTAGACCGTGGCGCGGACGTCGATGACCGGGTAGCCGGCCAGCACGCCCGACTCCATGGCCTCCTTCACGCCGGCCTCGATGGCGGGGATGAACTCCTTCGGAATCACGCCGCCGACGATCTTGTTGACGAACTCAAAGCCCTTGCCCGCCTCAAGCGGCTCCAGCTCCAGCCAGCAGTGGCCGTACTGGCCGTGGCCGCCCGACTGGCGCACGAAGCGGCCTTCGGCGCGGACCGTCTTGCGGATCGTTTCCTTGTACGCCACCTGAGGCTTGCCGACGTTGACCTGGACCTTGAACTCCCGCATCAGCCGGTCGACGATGATCTCCAAGTGGAGCTCGCCCATGCCGGCGATGATCGTCTGGCCGGTCTCCTGGTCGGTGTACATGCGGAACGTCGGGTCCTCTTCCGCCAGCTTGGCGAGGGCCTCGCCGAGCTTGTCGGTGTCGGCCTGGGTCTTCGGCTCGATCGCCACGGAGATGACCGGCTCCGGGAACTCCATGGCCTCGAGCACGATCGGGTTGTTCTCGTCCGCGAGGGTGTCGCCGGTCGTCGTGACCTTGAGGCCGACGGCCGCGGCGATGTCGCCCGTCGCGACCTCCGAGATGTCCTCGCGGTGATTCGCGTGCATCAGGAGCAGCCGGCCGACGCGCTCCCGCTTGCCCTTGTTCACGTTGTAGATGTAGGAACCGGACTTCAGGACGCCCGAATACACACGGAAGAACGTCAGCTTGCCGACGTACGGGTCCGTCATGATCTTGAACGCGAGCGCCGAGAACGGTTCCTCGTCGCTGACGAGGCGCTGGATCTCCTCGCCGGTGTTCGGATCCGTGCCCTTGACGGCCGGAATGTCGAGCGGCGAAGGCAGGTAGTAGACGACGGCGTCGAGCAGCGGTTGGACGCCCTTGTTGCGGTACGAGGAGCCGCACAGCACGGGCACGATCTTCATCGAGATGGTGGCCCGGCGCAACGCGGCGCGGATCTCGTCCTCCGACAGCTCCTCGCCTTCGAGGTAGCGCTCCATGAGCGCGTCGTCCGTCTCCGCGACGGCCTCGATCAGCTTTTCCCGGTACTCCGCGACCTTGTCCCGCAGGTCCTCAGGGACGTCCGTCTCCTCGCTGCGCGTGCCGAGGTCGTCGACGTAGATGATCGCCTTGCCCGTGATGAGGTCGACGACGCCGCGGAAGGTGTCCTCCACGCCGATCGGAAGCTGGATGGGCACCGCGTTCGCGCGCAGGCGCTCGCGGATCTGCTCCACGACGTGGTAGAAATCGGCGCCCAGCGTATCCATCTTGTTGACGTAAGCGAGGCGCGGGACGCGATAGCG
This window contains:
- the fusA gene encoding elongation factor G → MAGSQTQSKGGTAVNRTVPLERYRNIGISAHIDAGKTTTTERILFYTGRVHKIGEVHEGSATMDWMEQEQERGITITSAATTAFWKDHRINIIDTPGHVDFTVEVERSLRVLDGVIAIFSAKEGVEPQSETVWRQADRYRVPRLAYVNKMDTLGADFYHVVEQIRERLRANAVPIQLPIGVEDTFRGVVDLITGKAIIYVDDLGTRSEETDVPEDLRDKVAEYREKLIEAVAETDDALMERYLEGEELSEDEIRAALRRATISMKIVPVLCGSSYRNKGVQPLLDAVVYYLPSPLDIPAVKGTDPNTGEEIQRLVSDEEPFSALAFKIMTDPYVGKLTFFRVYSGVLKSGSYIYNVNKGKRERVGRLLLMHANHREDISEVATGDIAAAVGLKVTTTGDTLADENNPIVLEAMEFPEPVISVAIEPKTQADTDKLGEALAKLAEEDPTFRMYTDQETGQTIIAGMGELHLEIIVDRLMREFKVQVNVGKPQVAYKETIRKTVRAEGRFVRQSGGHGQYGHCWLELEPLEAGKGFEFVNKIVGGVIPKEFIPAIEAGVKEAMESGVLAGYPVIDVRATVYDGSYHEVDSSEMAFKIAGAMAFKNGAQQANPVLLEPIMKVEVVVPEEYMGEVIGDLNSRRGRIEGMEPRAGAQAIRAYVPLAEMFGYATDLRSKTQGRGTYTMEPSHYEEVPRNIAEEIINRGKSKSNK